Proteins encoded within one genomic window of Jiangella mangrovi:
- a CDS encoding N-acetylmannosamine-6-phosphate 2-epimerase, with product MSDAVFPLRSVVVSCQAQRDSPLYGPGPMALMARAAAAGGAAGIRANGPADVAAISAVVDLPILGINKTGDRDGVYITPTFESAAAVVRAGATAVALDGTARPRPDGGSLGELVARIHDELGVPVMADVDSLDAGRYARAAGADLVGTTLSGYTGAPGGDGPDLALVRTLADELDCPIVAEGRFWTREEVLAGFEAGAHTVVVGTAITNPTAITRRLVEAVR from the coding sequence ATGTCTGACGCCGTGTTCCCGCTCCGCTCCGTCGTGGTCTCCTGCCAGGCGCAGCGCGACAGCCCCTTGTACGGGCCGGGCCCGATGGCGCTCATGGCCCGGGCGGCCGCGGCCGGCGGCGCCGCCGGGATCCGGGCCAACGGGCCGGCCGACGTGGCCGCCATCAGCGCCGTCGTCGACCTGCCGATCCTGGGCATCAACAAGACCGGCGACCGCGACGGCGTGTACATCACGCCCACGTTCGAGTCGGCCGCGGCGGTGGTGCGGGCCGGGGCGACGGCGGTGGCGCTCGACGGGACGGCGCGGCCGCGACCCGATGGCGGCTCGCTGGGCGAGCTGGTGGCCCGGATCCACGACGAGCTGGGCGTCCCCGTCATGGCCGACGTCGACTCGCTGGACGCCGGCCGGTATGCCCGGGCGGCCGGCGCCGACCTGGTCGGGACGACGCTGTCGGGCTACACCGGGGCGCCCGGTGGCGACGGGCCGGACCTCGCCCTGGTGCGGACGCTGGCCGACGAGCTGGACTGCCCGATCGTCGCCGAGGGCCGGTTCTGGACCCGCGAGGAGGTGCTCGCCGGCTTCGAGGCCGGCGCGCACACCGTCGTTGTCGGGACCGCGATCACCAACCCGACGGCCATCACCCGGCGCCTGGTCGAGGCGGTGCGATGA
- a CDS encoding methylated-DNA--[protein]-cysteine S-methyltransferase: MNPSTGDDQLIDLLKAPVDAETLNGLHARLEREAEEAALLDVAYTTVGSPVGELLLAATPRGLIRVAYASEDHEKVLDTLARKVSHRILRTPRRLDRVARELDEYFDKRRRAFDLDLDLSLSHGFRQLVQQHLPEIGYGQTRSYRQVAELVGNPNAVRAVGTACATNPLPVVVPCHRVLRTDGTLGGYIGGLEAKTALLELEAA, from the coding sequence ATGAACCCGAGCACCGGCGATGACCAGCTCATCGACCTCCTGAAGGCGCCCGTCGACGCCGAGACACTGAACGGGCTGCACGCGCGGCTGGAGCGCGAGGCCGAGGAGGCCGCCTTGCTCGACGTGGCCTACACCACCGTCGGCTCCCCCGTCGGCGAGCTGCTGCTGGCGGCCACGCCGCGGGGGCTGATCCGGGTCGCGTACGCCAGCGAGGACCACGAGAAGGTGCTCGACACCCTCGCTCGCAAGGTGAGCCACCGCATCCTGCGGACGCCGAGGCGACTCGACCGCGTCGCACGGGAGCTGGACGAGTACTTCGACAAGCGCCGCCGCGCGTTCGACCTCGACCTCGACCTGTCGCTGTCCCATGGCTTCCGGCAGCTGGTGCAACAGCACCTGCCGGAGATCGGCTACGGGCAGACCCGCAGCTACCGCCAGGTCGCCGAGCTCGTCGGCAATCCGAACGCCGTCCGCGCCGTCGGCACCGCCTGCGCGACGAACCCGCTGCCGGTGGTCGTGCCGTGCCACCGGGTGCTGCGCACCGACGGCACCCTCGGCGGCTACATCGGCGGGCTGGAGGCCAAGACCGCCCTGCTGGAACTGGAGGCAGCATGA
- a CDS encoding response regulator, with the protein MDDNERFLAVARSSLERGGLEVVGTATTTTEALETIDALKPDVVLVDIALGSESGLDLVRRIVAATPSGPHVVLISTHREEDVAELVSASPAAGFVWKADLSARAVRDVVAAGEQ; encoded by the coding sequence GTGGACGACAACGAGCGTTTCCTGGCGGTAGCGCGCTCGAGCCTCGAGCGCGGCGGCCTGGAGGTGGTGGGGACGGCGACCACGACGACCGAGGCCCTCGAGACCATCGACGCCCTGAAGCCGGACGTCGTACTGGTCGACATCGCCCTGGGCTCCGAGAGTGGTCTCGACCTCGTCCGCCGGATCGTCGCGGCCACACCGTCGGGCCCGCACGTCGTGCTGATCTCCACGCATCGGGAAGAGGACGTCGCGGAGCTGGTGTCGGCCAGTCCCGCAGCCGGGTTCGTCTGGAAGGCCGACCTGTCGGCGAGGGCCGTGCGAGATGTGGTGGCGGCAGGAGAACAGTGA
- a CDS encoding 2OG-Fe(II) oxygenase translates to MNPARTTTTTDRWRERVDGGDWDTITRELDEYGGALLSQLLAPEEAARIRELYDHDDLFRSTITMGRHRFGEGEYRYFATPYPEPVERLKQALYPRLLPIARDWWGRLGRPAPWPDTLDEWLRMCHEAGQTKSSAILLRYGANDWNALHRDLYGDLVFPLQVVVNLNEPGVDHTGGEFLLLEQRPRAQSRGTATLLPHGHGYVFTTRDRPVRSARGWSAAPVRHGVSAIRSGERHTLALVFHDAA, encoded by the coding sequence ATGAACCCCGCCCGGACGACCACCACCACCGACCGGTGGCGCGAACGCGTGGACGGCGGCGACTGGGACACGATCACCCGCGAGCTCGACGAGTACGGCGGCGCCCTGCTGTCGCAACTGCTGGCCCCCGAGGAGGCTGCGCGGATCCGTGAGCTCTACGACCACGACGACCTGTTCCGCAGCACCATCACCATGGGTCGCCACCGCTTCGGCGAGGGCGAGTACCGGTACTTCGCCACCCCGTACCCCGAGCCGGTCGAGCGGCTGAAGCAGGCGCTCTACCCTCGGCTGCTACCGATCGCGCGGGACTGGTGGGGCAGGCTCGGGCGACCGGCGCCGTGGCCGGACACCCTGGACGAGTGGCTGCGGATGTGTCACGAGGCCGGCCAGACGAAGTCGTCGGCGATCCTGTTGCGCTACGGCGCGAACGACTGGAACGCGCTGCACCGCGACCTGTACGGGGACCTGGTGTTCCCGCTCCAGGTGGTCGTCAACCTGAACGAGCCGGGCGTGGACCACACCGGTGGCGAGTTCCTGCTGCTGGAGCAGCGGCCCCGGGCACAGTCGCGCGGCACCGCGACCCTGCTGCCGCACGGTCACGGGTACGTGTTCACCACCCGTGACCGGCCCGTGCGATCCGCCCGCGGATGGTCCGCCGCTCCCGTGCGCCACGGCGTGTCAGCGATCCGCTCGGGCGAACGGCACACGCTCGCCCTC
- a CDS encoding RNA polymerase sigma factor, which produces MKPPFEKVVAQHGATVLRVCRVLLDTHDADDAWSETFLAAMRAYPDLPGTANVEAWLVTIAHRKAIDVLRAAKRNPLPVEEMPEGQAAIGPPDGEDAELWAAVSRLPTKQRQAIAYHHVAGLPYAKIAKILGGTVEAARRAAADGIKNLRTTYPGAKPKGES; this is translated from the coding sequence ATGAAACCGCCGTTCGAGAAGGTCGTCGCGCAGCACGGCGCAACCGTGCTGCGCGTCTGCCGTGTCCTCCTCGACACGCACGACGCCGATGACGCCTGGTCGGAGACGTTCCTCGCCGCGATGCGCGCCTACCCGGACCTGCCCGGCACCGCCAACGTCGAGGCGTGGCTGGTGACGATCGCGCACCGCAAGGCCATCGACGTGCTGCGGGCCGCGAAACGCAACCCGCTGCCCGTCGAGGAGATGCCGGAAGGGCAGGCCGCGATCGGCCCACCGGACGGCGAGGACGCGGAGCTGTGGGCCGCGGTCAGCCGGCTGCCGACCAAGCAGCGCCAGGCCATCGCCTATCACCACGTGGCCGGGCTCCCCTACGCCAAGATCGCGAAGATCCTCGGCGGCACTGTCGAGGCCGCACGGAGGGCCGCCGCGGACGGCATCAAGAACCTCCGCACCACCTATCCGGGCGCGAAGCCGAAGGGAGAATCATGA
- a CDS encoding class I SAM-dependent methyltransferase codes for MAVALPAFTPLEDSLFLTLYARALDDRRPQPILGDEVADRLVGELDYDFTQLHPDTNLILNVALRARKLDQVAGSFIARHPDAVGLDLGAGLDSRVFRLDPPETVDWYDVEFPAVTETRREVLDERAGAHVIAADVRDPGWLDAVPAGRPAVIVADGMMAFLSQDELVTLWTRLIDHFSTGEIAFNSYTRFAIWIAKHARGTKTVADLVTFAGMDDPRAPERWNPKLRLVREILLSREPEVAEFPPGWRRYHRRTGTIVLHYEF; via the coding sequence ATGGCCGTCGCACTTCCGGCCTTCACGCCGCTCGAGGACAGTCTGTTCCTCACCCTCTACGCCAGGGCGCTCGACGATCGCAGGCCGCAGCCGATCCTGGGCGACGAGGTCGCCGACCGGCTGGTCGGCGAGCTCGACTACGACTTCACCCAGCTCCACCCGGACACGAATCTGATCCTCAACGTCGCCCTGAGGGCGCGGAAGCTGGACCAGGTGGCCGGGAGCTTCATCGCGCGCCATCCCGATGCCGTCGGGCTGGATCTGGGGGCCGGGCTGGACTCGCGGGTGTTCCGGCTCGATCCGCCGGAGACCGTCGACTGGTACGACGTCGAGTTCCCGGCGGTCACTGAGACCAGGCGCGAGGTGCTCGACGAGCGGGCCGGCGCACATGTCATCGCCGCCGACGTGCGGGACCCGGGCTGGCTGGACGCCGTCCCCGCGGGCCGGCCGGCGGTGATCGTCGCCGACGGGATGATGGCGTTCCTCAGCCAGGACGAGCTGGTGACGCTGTGGACGAGGCTCATCGACCACTTCTCCACGGGCGAGATCGCGTTCAACAGCTACACGAGGTTCGCCATCTGGATCGCCAAGCATGCCCGCGGCACCAAGACCGTCGCCGACCTCGTCACGTTCGCCGGCATGGACGACCCGCGGGCGCCGGAACGCTGGAACCCGAAGCTGAGGCTGGTCAGGGAGATCCTGCTCAGCCGGGAGCCCGAGGTCGCCGAGTTCCCGCCGGGCTGGCGGCGCTACCACCGGCGGACGGGGACGATCGTCCTGCACTACGAATTCTGA
- a CDS encoding GAF domain-containing protein has product MWWRQENSEASGPLTGRPLQRWVGGAATGLVLVIVATGAVWLLNQRLPPRGLLIVYLLAVLPVAIRWGAGPAVLVSALAVTTFVLVIAPPQSEGPALVALGVFVATAVVVAGLAAGLRRSARAAQELAGEQSALRRVATLVAEGVPAPELFEAVCREVGLLCDADLARLERYEPDGTVTGVGSWGRVPVRLAVGTRIELDGASVARDVLRTGGPARIASFMFEDGAIAAEARELGIRTSIGCPIIVDGHLWGVAAASSKSSRAFPPGTEARIQRFTDLVATAVTNAEARSGLRRSADEQAALRRVATLAARGDADPSPVFAIVADQVRTLLGADCTSVLRFESDGSATYLAARGWRDPDRRKPGSKWFPEQPSVIENVRLTGRSARLDYSGVTVIQELPPSLRTEGVRSAVASPIAVESRLWGSIGVASRTGLLPAETEERLIAFTEIVATAIANTESRTQLAASRARVIAAADATRRRLERDLHDGAQQRLVALALELRNTQAEVPRDLPALSAAVGRLADDVTEVLDQLRELSRGIHPAILSEGGLGPALRTLARRSPVPVDLTVRLGSRYRDAVEVAAYYVASEALTNTVKHANAEHIEILVEERDGALHLVVGDDGDGGADLSRGTGLTGLYDRVESLGGAMRVASPVGGGTEIRVNLPLRSL; this is encoded by the coding sequence ATGTGGTGGCGGCAGGAGAACAGTGAGGCGTCAGGACCACTGACCGGCCGGCCGCTGCAGCGCTGGGTGGGTGGGGCGGCCACCGGCCTCGTCCTGGTCATCGTCGCCACCGGAGCGGTCTGGCTGCTGAACCAGCGACTCCCGCCGCGCGGCCTGCTGATCGTCTACCTGCTGGCCGTCCTGCCCGTGGCGATCCGCTGGGGCGCGGGACCCGCGGTACTGGTCTCGGCCCTCGCCGTGACGACGTTCGTGCTGGTCATCGCACCGCCGCAGAGCGAGGGCCCGGCGCTGGTGGCGCTCGGGGTGTTCGTCGCGACGGCGGTCGTGGTGGCCGGGCTGGCGGCGGGACTGCGGCGGTCCGCGCGGGCGGCGCAGGAGCTCGCCGGAGAGCAGTCCGCGCTGCGTCGGGTCGCGACGCTGGTCGCCGAGGGTGTACCGGCCCCCGAGCTGTTCGAGGCGGTCTGCCGCGAGGTCGGACTGCTCTGCGACGCCGACCTCGCCCGGCTGGAGCGCTACGAGCCCGACGGGACGGTGACCGGCGTCGGCTCGTGGGGACGGGTGCCCGTGCGGCTAGCCGTCGGCACGCGGATCGAGCTCGACGGCGCCAGCGTCGCCCGCGACGTCCTGCGCACAGGCGGGCCGGCCAGGATCGCCAGCTTCATGTTCGAGGACGGCGCGATCGCCGCGGAGGCCCGCGAACTGGGCATCCGCACGTCGATCGGCTGCCCGATCATCGTCGACGGGCACCTGTGGGGCGTCGCCGCCGCCTCGTCGAAGAGCAGCCGCGCGTTCCCGCCGGGGACGGAGGCCCGGATCCAGCGCTTCACGGACCTGGTGGCCACCGCCGTCACCAACGCCGAGGCACGGTCCGGGCTGCGGCGCAGTGCCGACGAACAGGCCGCGCTGCGCCGGGTCGCGACGCTGGCCGCCCGCGGCGACGCCGATCCGAGCCCGGTCTTCGCGATCGTGGCCGACCAGGTCCGCACGCTGCTGGGCGCCGACTGCACCTCGGTGCTGCGGTTCGAGAGCGACGGCTCGGCGACCTACCTCGCCGCGCGCGGCTGGCGCGACCCGGACCGGCGCAAGCCCGGATCGAAGTGGTTTCCCGAGCAGCCGTCGGTCATCGAGAACGTGCGGCTCACGGGCAGGTCCGCCCGCCTGGACTACTCCGGCGTCACCGTGATCCAGGAGCTCCCGCCGAGCCTGCGCACCGAGGGGGTCCGGTCGGCGGTGGCCAGCCCGATCGCCGTCGAGTCGCGGCTGTGGGGCAGCATCGGCGTGGCGTCGCGCACCGGCCTGCTCCCCGCCGAGACCGAGGAGCGGCTGATCGCGTTCACCGAGATCGTGGCCACCGCCATCGCCAACACCGAGAGCCGCACCCAGCTGGCCGCGTCGCGCGCCCGCGTCATCGCCGCGGCCGACGCGACCCGTCGCCGGCTCGAGCGCGACCTGCACGACGGCGCCCAGCAGCGGCTGGTCGCGCTGGCGCTGGAGCTGCGCAACACCCAGGCCGAGGTGCCGCGCGACCTGCCGGCGCTGAGCGCGGCGGTCGGCCGGCTCGCCGACGACGTCACCGAGGTCCTCGACCAGCTGCGCGAGCTGTCGCGCGGCATCCACCCGGCGATCCTGTCCGAGGGCGGTCTCGGGCCGGCGCTGCGTACGCTGGCCCGCCGCTCGCCGGTCCCCGTCGACCTCACCGTCCGCCTCGGCAGCCGTTACCGCGACGCCGTCGAGGTGGCCGCCTACTACGTCGCCTCCGAGGCGCTGACGAACACCGTCAAGCATGCGAACGCCGAGCACATCGAGATCCTCGTCGAGGAGCGAGACGGCGCCCTGCACCTGGTCGTGGGCGACGACGGCGACGGCGGCGCCGACCTGTCCCGCGGCACCGGGCTCACCGGCCTCTACGACCGGGTCGAGTCGCTCGGCGGTGCCATGCGGGTGGCCAGCCCGGTCGGTGGCGGAACCGAGATCCGGGTGAACCTGCCCCTGCGGTCGCTCTGA
- a CDS encoding SDR family NAD(P)-dependent oxidoreductase encodes MSGLLLENKNAVVYGGGGAIGGAIARVFVREGAHVFVAGRTRARLDAVADDIAATGGTVETAQVDVLDEAAVEKHADDVAAAAGGIDVAVNAVSVMHDQGTMLADLSLEEFMRPIDGFLRTLFITSKAVARHMGGERPGVILTLSEPGSKLAVGGILGHAVSAAGKEAFSRVLAAELAPRNVRVIGIRPHAVVDGPAAGSYTGELFERIAAGAGQSVQELLENGMAQGTLLKRLPTLSEIAETAAFLASDRAGSMTGTIANLSGGALVD; translated from the coding sequence ATGAGCGGGCTGCTGCTCGAGAACAAGAACGCCGTCGTCTACGGAGGCGGGGGTGCCATCGGCGGCGCCATCGCGCGGGTCTTCGTCCGTGAGGGCGCGCACGTCTTCGTCGCCGGCCGGACGCGGGCGCGACTCGACGCCGTCGCAGACGACATCGCCGCCACGGGCGGCACCGTCGAGACCGCGCAGGTCGACGTGCTCGATGAAGCGGCGGTCGAGAAGCACGCCGACGACGTCGCGGCCGCGGCCGGCGGCATCGACGTCGCGGTCAACGCCGTGAGCGTCATGCACGATCAGGGGACGATGCTGGCGGACCTCTCGCTCGAGGAGTTCATGCGGCCGATCGACGGCTTCCTGCGGACGCTCTTCATCACCAGCAAGGCGGTGGCCCGGCACATGGGCGGCGAGCGTCCCGGCGTCATCCTGACGTTGTCGGAGCCGGGCTCCAAGCTGGCGGTGGGCGGCATCCTGGGGCACGCCGTCAGCGCGGCCGGCAAAGAGGCCTTCTCGCGGGTCCTGGCCGCGGAACTGGCACCCCGCAACGTCCGGGTCATCGGCATCCGCCCGCACGCCGTCGTCGACGGGCCGGCGGCGGGCTCGTACACAGGCGAGCTCTTCGAACGGATCGCGGCCGGCGCGGGCCAGTCGGTCCAGGAGCTGCTCGAGAACGGGATGGCGCAGGGGACGCTGCTGAAGCGCCTGCCCACGCTGTCGGAGATCGCCGAGACGGCCGCGTTCCTCGCGTCGGATCGAGCGGGATCCATGACCGGCACGATCGCGAACCTGTCCGGCGGCGCCCTGGTCGACTGA
- a CDS encoding response regulator transcription factor, with protein MSAIRVVIADDDVLLREGLASLLERSGFDVVAQAGDAPELLGLVDDLEPTPELVVVDIRMPPDHSTEGLEAAHAIRRDHPEVAIMVLSAHAEVEHAMQLLASGGGIGYLLKTRVTDVAEFVDTLERVARGASVVDPALVQELVGARRRHDPLAVLTDREREVLALVAEGRSNAGVARRLWVTEGTVEKHVRSILTKLDLPETDEDHRRVLAVLTFLEQRGE; from the coding sequence ATGAGCGCGATCCGGGTCGTCATCGCCGACGACGACGTCCTCCTGCGGGAGGGCCTGGCGAGCCTGCTCGAGCGTTCGGGGTTCGACGTCGTCGCGCAGGCGGGCGACGCGCCGGAGCTGCTCGGTCTGGTCGACGACCTCGAACCCACGCCGGAGCTCGTCGTCGTCGACATCAGGATGCCGCCGGACCACTCGACCGAGGGGCTGGAGGCCGCGCACGCGATCCGCCGCGACCACCCCGAGGTCGCGATCATGGTGCTCTCGGCGCATGCCGAGGTCGAGCACGCGATGCAGCTGCTCGCCAGCGGCGGCGGCATCGGCTACCTGCTGAAGACCCGGGTCACCGACGTCGCGGAGTTCGTCGACACGCTGGAACGGGTGGCGCGCGGGGCGTCCGTCGTCGACCCGGCACTGGTGCAGGAACTGGTCGGGGCCCGACGGCGACACGATCCGCTCGCGGTCCTCACCGACCGCGAACGCGAGGTGCTCGCGCTGGTCGCCGAGGGGCGCTCGAACGCCGGGGTGGCGCGGCGGCTCTGGGTCACCGAGGGGACCGTCGAGAAGCACGTGCGCAGCATCCTCACCAAGCTGGACCTGCCGGAGACCGACGAGGACCACCGGCGGGTGCTGGCCGTGCTCACGTTCCTCGAGCAGCGCGGCGAGTAG
- the bla gene encoding class A beta-lactamase: MRALTILPVLAAVVLAGCSAGEPATPAASRAPAATSPSTTPSATPTPTTDPAVMAALAALEDEFAARLGVYAVDTGSREVVEYRADERFAFASTHKALSAAAVLQATDAADLDEVIVYDAADVVGYSPVTELAAGAGLTLLEVIRAAITVSDNTAANLLFEQVGGPDGLEAAVRGFGDDTTSFDRIEPDLSDWVPGETRDTTTPRAMAANLEALALGDLLADEDRAVLVGAMRDNTTGDELIRAGVPEAWVVADKTGSASHGGRNDIAVITPPGAAPIVLAVYSNRLDPEPESDPALIAAATEIVVDALTG, from the coding sequence GTGCGCGCACTCACGATCCTCCCGGTCCTCGCGGCCGTCGTCCTCGCCGGATGCTCCGCGGGCGAGCCCGCGACCCCGGCCGCGAGCCGTGCACCGGCTGCGACGTCGCCGAGCACGACCCCGTCGGCGACCCCCACACCCACCACCGACCCCGCGGTCATGGCCGCGCTGGCCGCCCTCGAGGACGAGTTCGCCGCCCGGCTGGGCGTGTACGCCGTCGACACCGGGAGCCGGGAGGTGGTCGAGTACCGCGCGGACGAGCGCTTCGCCTTCGCCTCGACGCACAAGGCGCTCTCGGCCGCGGCCGTCCTGCAGGCGACAGACGCCGCCGATCTCGACGAGGTCATCGTCTACGACGCCGCCGACGTCGTCGGGTACTCGCCCGTCACAGAGCTGGCGGCCGGCGCCGGGCTGACGCTGCTCGAGGTGATCCGCGCCGCCATCACCGTCAGCGACAACACCGCCGCGAACCTGCTGTTCGAGCAGGTCGGCGGGCCGGACGGGCTCGAGGCGGCCGTGCGCGGCTTCGGCGACGACACCACGTCGTTCGACCGCATCGAGCCCGATCTCAGCGACTGGGTCCCCGGCGAGACCCGCGACACCACCACGCCGCGGGCCATGGCGGCGAACCTCGAGGCACTCGCGCTCGGCGACCTGCTCGCCGACGAGGACCGAGCCGTCCTCGTCGGCGCCATGCGCGACAACACCACCGGCGACGAGCTGATCCGGGCCGGCGTCCCGGAGGCCTGGGTGGTCGCGGACAAGACCGGCTCGGCCTCGCACGGCGGGCGCAACGACATCGCCGTCATCACCCCGCCCGGCGCCGCCCCGATCGTGCTCGCCGTCTACAGCAACCGGCTCGACCCCGAGCCGGAGTCCGACCCGGCGCTGATCGCCGCCGCCACCGAGATCGTCGTCGACGCGCTCACCGGCTGA
- a CDS encoding sugar isomerase domain-containing protein → MTTTDLEPIGQPAAARILREAADRLIATQAEAISAAARLVADGLRAGGLIQAFATGHSRSITAEIVGRAGGLVPANALSIKDLVMYGGADPREILDPTVERDPALAQRILDLAEIHPSDVFVITSNSGGNGSVVEMARLAKAAGHPVIAITSAEHSSQITSRHPSGQRLFELADVVIDNGSPRGDAALALPTGVRITPTSSLTGVLIAQLLVTEVCGLLLAAGEDLPVLVSANVPEGDAHNEALFARYGSRLRPSEP, encoded by the coding sequence GTGACCACCACCGACCTCGAGCCGATCGGCCAGCCGGCCGCCGCGCGGATCCTGCGGGAGGCCGCCGACCGGCTGATCGCCACGCAGGCCGAGGCCATCTCCGCGGCCGCGCGCCTGGTCGCCGACGGGCTGCGCGCCGGTGGGCTGATCCAGGCGTTCGCCACCGGGCACTCCCGCTCGATCACCGCCGAGATCGTCGGCCGCGCGGGCGGGCTCGTCCCGGCGAACGCGCTGTCCATCAAGGACCTCGTCATGTACGGCGGCGCGGACCCGCGCGAGATCCTCGACCCCACCGTCGAGCGCGACCCGGCGCTCGCCCAGCGCATCCTCGACCTCGCCGAGATCCATCCCAGCGACGTCTTCGTCATCACCTCGAACTCCGGCGGCAACGGCTCCGTCGTCGAGATGGCGCGGCTGGCGAAGGCCGCCGGGCACCCCGTCATCGCGATCACGTCGGCCGAGCACAGCAGCCAGATCACGTCGCGCCACCCGTCCGGCCAGCGGCTGTTCGAGCTGGCCGACGTGGTGATCGACAACGGCTCCCCGCGCGGCGACGCGGCCCTCGCGCTGCCGACGGGCGTGCGCATCACGCCGACGTCCTCGCTGACCGGCGTGTTGATCGCCCAGCTGCTGGTGACGGAGGTGTGCGGGCTGCTGCTCGCGGCCGGCGAGGACTTGCCGGTGCTGGTCTCGGCGAACGTCCCCGAGGGCGACGCGCACAACGAGGCTCTGTTCGCCCGGTACGGCTCGCGGCTGCGCCCGTCCGAGCCGTGA
- a CDS encoding methylated-DNA--[protein]-cysteine S-methyltransferase, whose amino-acid sequence MNVRHVVLDSSLGPLTVVAEDGAITGLYFRHHIRRPSAETFGPEVPVSEDALLNEASTQLHEYLGGERREFDLPLAPEGDDFQDAVRTIVEDIPFGETTTYGQIAELLGDRRRAWDVGQAVGANPLCIVVPCHRVVGANGSLTGYAGGLKRKKALLELEEPAPVSAGRLF is encoded by the coding sequence ATGAACGTGCGCCACGTCGTGCTGGACAGCAGTCTCGGGCCGCTCACCGTCGTCGCCGAGGATGGCGCGATCACCGGGCTGTACTTCCGCCACCACATCCGTCGCCCCTCGGCCGAGACGTTCGGGCCGGAGGTGCCGGTGTCGGAGGACGCGCTGCTGAACGAGGCGTCCACCCAGCTGCACGAGTATCTCGGCGGGGAACGTCGCGAGTTCGACCTGCCGCTGGCCCCGGAGGGCGACGACTTCCAGGACGCCGTCCGGACGATCGTCGAGGACATCCCGTTCGGCGAGACGACCACGTACGGGCAGATCGCCGAGCTGCTCGGTGACCGCCGGCGTGCGTGGGACGTCGGGCAGGCCGTCGGCGCGAACCCGTTGTGCATCGTCGTGCCGTGCCACCGGGTCGTCGGCGCCAACGGCTCCCTCACCGGTTACGCGGGCGGGCTGAAGCGCAAGAAGGCGCTGCTCGAGCTCGAGGAGCCGGCCCCGGTGAGTGCTGGACGGTTGTTCTGA
- a CDS encoding aldo/keto reductase has product MTSPRDPLAVRGIGLGLAALGRPGYLTLGHGRDFTASASVDELRDRTHAVLDAAWAAGVRYVDAARSYGLAERFLGEWLAARPGRRAELTVGSKWGYTYTADWRVDAAVHEVKDHSAATFERQWQETLDALGGPPDVYLVHSLTSDSPALGDRVLLDRLAELAADGVRVGFSSSGPDQAAVIDRALALTADAAAPFGAVQATWNLLEPSAGPALARAHDAGWFVVAKETLANGRLTGRGDVAPFRAAADAAGVAPDALALGVVLRQPFVDIALSGATTVDQLLSNLRAPESDGAALEDLAEDPAFYWANRSGLVWT; this is encoded by the coding sequence ATGACGTCGCCGCGCGATCCGCTCGCCGTCCGCGGCATCGGGCTCGGGCTGGCCGCTCTCGGCCGGCCGGGGTACCTCACGCTCGGCCACGGCCGCGACTTCACCGCGTCGGCGAGCGTCGACGAACTGCGCGACCGCACGCACGCCGTCCTCGACGCCGCCTGGGCCGCCGGGGTGCGCTACGTCGACGCCGCCCGCTCGTACGGCCTGGCCGAGCGATTCCTCGGCGAGTGGCTGGCGGCGCGTCCCGGCCGCCGGGCCGAGCTGACGGTCGGCTCGAAGTGGGGCTACACCTATACGGCCGACTGGCGTGTCGATGCCGCCGTGCACGAGGTCAAGGACCACTCGGCGGCGACCTTCGAGCGGCAGTGGCAGGAGACGCTCGACGCGCTGGGCGGGCCGCCGGACGTCTACCTCGTGCACAGCCTCACCTCCGACAGCCCGGCCCTCGGCGACCGCGTCCTGCTGGACCGGCTCGCGGAGCTGGCCGCCGACGGCGTCCGGGTCGGCTTCTCGTCGAGCGGACCGGACCAGGCGGCGGTGATCGACCGGGCCCTGGCGCTGACGGCGGACGCGGCGGCCCCGTTCGGCGCGGTGCAGGCGACGTGGAACCTGCTCGAGCCGTCGGCCGGGCCGGCCCTGGCCCGCGCGCACGACGCCGGCTGGTTCGTGGTCGCCAAGGAGACGCTGGCCAACGGCCGGCTCACCGGGCGCGGCGACGTCGCACCGTTCCGCGCGGCGGCCGACGCGGCGGGGGTCGCTCCCGACGCGCTGGCGCTCGGCGTCGTCCTGCGGCAGCCGTTCGTCGACATCGCCCTGAGCGGCGCCACTACCGTCGACCAGCTGCTCAGCAACCTGCGGGCGCCGGAGTCCGACGGCGCGGCGCTGGAGGACCTGGCGGAGGACCCGGCCTTCTACTGGGCGAACCGCTCCGGTCTGGTCTGGACCTGA